One window of the Mixophyes fleayi isolate aMixFle1 chromosome 6, aMixFle1.hap1, whole genome shotgun sequence genome contains the following:
- the LOC142161002 gene encoding glutathione S-transferase omega-1-like, translated as MSGSQRSLGKGSDAPGPVPEGMIRVYSMRFCPFAQRARLVLSAKGIKHEIVNINLKNKPDWFYEKNPLGVVPSLETSDGKIIYESPIVCDYLDEAFPGIKLSPEDPYIKAQQKMILEHFSTIISLLYKIFFAKHNNEDTSELKAQFLVKFSKLEELLAKKKTPYFSGKSVSMIDYMIYPWFERFNAFDVKEYLEKTPHISAWYNLMLQDPAVKETYFEPEVHSIFFKLYAQNNLEAVDYGLD; from the exons ATGAGCGGCTCACAGAGAAGTTTGGGGAAGG gCAGTGATGCCCCTGGACCAGTACCGGAGGGAATGATTCGAGTTTACAGCATGAGATTTTGCCCCTTTGCCCAGAGAGCAAGGCTCGTCCTTTCTGCCAAGGGAATCAA gCATGAAATCGTGAACATTAATTTAAAGAACAAGCCAGACTGGTTTTATGAGAAAAATCCTCTGGGTGTGGTACCTTCTCTTGAAACGTCTGATGGTAAAATAATATACGAATCGCCAATTGTTTGTGACTACCTGGATGAAGCCTTTCCTGGGATTAAGCTGAGTCCAGAAGACCCTTATATAAAGGCACAACAGAAGATGATTTTGGAGCATTTCTCCACG ATTATATCCCTGTTATACAAGATTTTCTTTGCAAAGCATAATAATGAAGATACAAGTGAATTGAAGGCGCAGTTTTTGGTGAAATTCTCAAAACTTGAAGAG CTGTTGGCTAAAAAAAAGACGCCATACTTCAGTGGAAAATCCGTGTCCATGATTGATTACATGATCTACCCCTGGTTTGAGCGGTTCAACGCTTTTGATGTTAAAGA ATATTTGGAGAAGACCCCACACATCAGTGCCTGGTACAATCTCATGCTGCAGGACCCAGCTGTGAAGGAGACCTATTTTGAACCAGAAGTTCACTCAATCTTTTTTAAACTCTATGCTCAGAATAACTTAGAAGCTGTTGATTACGGCCTTGATTAA
- the LOC142161001 gene encoding glutathione S-transferase omega-1-like → MSGSQRSLGKGSDAPGPVPEGIIRLYSMRFCPYAQRARLVLLAKGIKHEVVNINLKNKPDWFFEKSPLGLVPSIETSDDKIIYESPIVCDYLDEAFPGIKLTPADPYIKAQQKMILEHFSTITSVLYKIMFAKKKNEDATEFKAQFLEKLTKFEELLAKKGTPYFSGKSVSMVDYMIWPWFERFNISDVLEYLEKTPRISAWYNLMLQDPAVKETYTDPEDLLSFFKLYSQDSLEAVDYGLD, encoded by the exons ATGAGCGGCTCACAGAGAAGTTTGGGGAAGG GCAGTGATGCCCCGGGACCAGTACCTGAGGGCATCATCCGACTTTACAGCATGAGATTCTGCCCCTATGCCCAGAGAGCAAGGCTCGTCCTTCTTGCCAAGGGAATCAA GCATGAAGTTGtaaacattaatttaaagaacAAGCCGGACTGGTTTTTTGAGAAAAGCCCTCTGGGTCTGGTACCTTCTATTGAAACTTCAGATGATAAAATCATTTATGAATCTCCAATTGTTTGTGACTACCTGGATGAAGCCTTTCCTGGGATTAAGCTCACTCCAGCTGACCCTTATATAAAGGCACAACAGAAGATGATATTGGAGCATTTCTCCACG ATTACGTCTGTGTTGTACAAGATCAtgtttgcaaaaaagaaaaatgaagatgCAACTGAATTTAAGGCACAATTTTTGGAGAAACTCACAAAATTTGAAGAG CTGTTGGCTAAAAAGGGGACCCCGTACTTCAGTGGAAAATCTGTGTCTATGGTTGATTACATGATCTGGCCCTGGTTTGAGAGGTTCAACATTTCTGATGTTCTAGA ATATTTGGAGAAGACCCCACGCATCAGTGCCTGGTACAATCTTATGTTACAGGACCCAGCTGTGAAGGAGACCTATACTGATCCAGAAGATCTATTAAGCTTTTTCAAACTCTACTCTCAGGACAGCTTAGAAGCTGTTGATTACGGCCTTGATTAA